CAGCCAGGAGCTGCTTGAAAAGACCAAGGCTGCCTTCGATCGTTTGAAGACTTCTTATCAAAACCTGAAGCACCGCCTTGGAGCAAGCGCGAACCTTACCGATGATAACCAGGAATGGATGGATAAAATCGCCGGTCTTCGTGAGCAATTCATCAAGGATATGGATGATGACTTCAACACAGCCAATGGAGTATCCACCCTGTTTGAGCTTTCGAAGCTATCCAATCTGTACTTGATGGAGAAAAACACTTCCGAGGAAGTCATCCATGCATTCATGAATGAATTTGAGACATTGTTCGAAGTTCTCGGCCTCTCGTTAAAAGACGAAGAATTGCTTGACGAAGAGATCGAAGCCTTGATTGAAAAGCGTACACAGGCACGCAAGGACAGGAATTTCCAGCTTGCGGATGAAATTCGTGACCAGCTGAAGGAAATGAAAATCATCATCGAAGACACTCCGCAAGGCATCAGATGGAAAAGAGGCTAAATGATGCTGCATTACGAACACAAAGTAGATGAAAAACAATTGAATAGCCTTGCCCTTGCTTACATGGGTGATGCCGTATATGAACTGTATGTCCGGCATCACCTGCTGCAAAGCGGCAAGGTCCGGCCAAACAAGCTGCATAAAGAAGCGACCGCTTATGTTTCGGCAAAATCGCAGGCGAAATACCTTCACAAGCTTATCGAAATGGAGAAGCTGTCCGAAGCGGAAATAACGATTGTAAAAAGGGGCCGGAATGCAAAGTCAGGATCTGTCCCGAGAAACACCGATGTCCAAACATACCGTTACAGTACAGCCTTTGAGGCCTTGATTGGTTTTTTGTATCTGGCAGGCGATGAGAAACGGATAGAAGAACTGATTTCCACAATATTTGCACTTGCTGAAGAATAGAAGGGAGGAAAGATTCCATGAGCCAGAAACAGAACCGGAATACTAGGCAAAAGCCAGT
This portion of the Mesobacillus sp. S13 genome encodes:
- a CDS encoding Mini-ribonuclease 3, which produces MLHYEHKVDEKQLNSLALAYMGDAVYELYVRHHLLQSGKVRPNKLHKEATAYVSAKSQAKYLHKLIEMEKLSEAEITIVKRGRNAKSGSVPRNTDVQTYRYSTAFEALIGFLYLAGDEKRIEELISTIFALAEE